In Pseudomonadota bacterium, a single genomic region encodes these proteins:
- a CDS encoding ATP-binding protein has translation MSQSSQIPFLVQTDRILEILSKQIYDSPYAMVRENVQNAYDAVLMRANRESKSLSDFSVQIAATPERIEIRDNGIGMSEAVLRENFWRAGSSGKNTPEARSAGVIGIFGIGAMANFGVCHRLCLETRQVDSSVGIRTFARKSELAIGANCIQMELADDSIAEGTVLVADIDPAHRVDVASLRNYIYPFVRFLTVPVSLNGEIISGKDPRVAVGITEAWTALGSQQANAGRFSLGVHLWTDGGQLGVTVRDIQIDGVLSKAEFWLRHQGGQLMGLRSRFGLAPIPVSGVYQLGGYADLPFIYPTAGREALTRESIQEVSQLVPAIELAVSQLLKDSPLADALPAFQQHILQLGQIAWANRVSVQVQPGNKREEMGELSKHHAGLELQWYAGSDPETIKMFPSEERPLVRVSQTNPRRDVQQRYLTEVLKMPTVPDTASILETYEPHVLSWDEFGLTLAIARTLKSDYLIEDVDVKWARISHGVPILAHIQGDKVVLTLSRTWPALLAVLKVVERSPELLDGFTKDLVRVHIYERIQSFVPTSQRVGLDALQRTLERKKELYRLEPEDKGELEPLFADYLAGKVDFAQVLSAAAHAASGQTQHVSRENVGTVEQVLSDVVNTLVPPEAVPSITAPVAGSPILRQDTYIKERGRCHRRCRLPSGLA, from the coding sequence ATGTCGCAAAGCTCGCAGATCCCGTTTCTCGTCCAGACAGACCGGATCCTGGAGATTCTTTCCAAGCAGATTTATGACTCGCCTTACGCGATGGTGCGAGAGAACGTACAAAACGCCTATGACGCGGTGCTAATGCGCGCCAATCGCGAAAGCAAGAGCCTATCGGACTTTTCAGTTCAGATTGCGGCCACGCCCGAGCGAATAGAAATTCGTGACAACGGGATTGGCATGTCAGAGGCTGTACTTCGAGAAAACTTCTGGCGAGCGGGGTCGTCTGGGAAGAATACTCCCGAAGCCAGGTCCGCAGGTGTAATCGGCATCTTCGGCATAGGTGCGATGGCAAATTTCGGCGTCTGCCACCGACTGTGCCTGGAAACGCGGCAGGTTGATTCATCCGTTGGCATTCGCACTTTTGCACGAAAGAGCGAACTGGCCATTGGAGCCAATTGCATTCAAATGGAACTCGCTGACGACTCCATTGCCGAAGGCACCGTGCTAGTCGCCGATATCGACCCAGCACACCGAGTAGATGTGGCTAGCCTTCGCAATTACATCTACCCGTTCGTCCGCTTCCTTACCGTCCCCGTATCTTTGAATGGGGAAATCATTAGTGGGAAAGATCCGCGGGTTGCTGTCGGCATCACTGAGGCTTGGACAGCATTGGGCTCGCAGCAAGCGAACGCTGGCAGGTTTTCGCTAGGTGTCCATCTGTGGACCGACGGCGGCCAACTTGGCGTCACCGTTCGCGACATTCAAATTGACGGCGTACTTTCTAAAGCAGAATTTTGGCTGCGTCACCAGGGTGGCCAACTCATGGGGCTTAGATCCAGGTTCGGCTTGGCCCCCATACCGGTTTCTGGCGTGTACCAGTTGGGTGGCTATGCGGATCTCCCTTTTATCTACCCGACCGCCGGTCGCGAAGCGCTAACCCGCGAATCAATCCAGGAGGTTTCGCAGCTCGTTCCTGCGATTGAGTTGGCCGTTTCCCAACTTTTGAAGGACTCGCCACTCGCTGACGCTCTCCCGGCCTTTCAACAACACATTCTTCAGTTGGGGCAAATCGCGTGGGCCAATCGGGTGAGTGTGCAAGTGCAGCCGGGTAACAAGCGTGAGGAGATGGGCGAGTTGTCGAAGCACCATGCGGGCCTGGAGTTGCAGTGGTATGCAGGATCGGATCCGGAAACGATCAAGATGTTTCCCAGTGAAGAACGGCCCCTCGTTAGAGTCAGCCAGACAAATCCCCGACGTGACGTTCAGCAGCGCTACCTCACCGAGGTTCTGAAGATGCCGACTGTCCCGGACACCGCAAGCATCTTGGAAACTTATGAGCCGCATGTTCTCTCATGGGATGAGTTCGGCCTGACGCTGGCCATTGCGCGGACCCTGAAGTCCGACTATCTAATCGAAGATGTTGATGTGAAGTGGGCCAGGATTAGTCATGGCGTTCCAATACTTGCTCACATCCAGGGGGACAAGGTTGTGCTGACGCTTTCAAGGACATGGCCTGCACTACTGGCGGTGTTGAAGGTGGTGGAGCGATCGCCAGAGCTGCTTGATGGCTTCACAAAGGACTTAGTCCGCGTGCACATCTACGAGCGAATTCAGTCTTTCGTCCCGACTTCACAACGGGTTGGTCTAGACGCCCTCCAGCGGACGTTGGAGCGAAAGAAGGAGCTGTATCGACTCGAGCCTGAAGACAAAGGGGAGCTTGAACCCCTGTTTGCGGACTATCTAGCGGGAAAAGTCGATTTTGCCCAGGTTCTTTCCGCTGCGGCACATGCGGCCTCGGGGCAGACGCAACATGTTAGCCGCGAGAACGTCGGCACAGTGGAGCAGGTACTATCTGACGTCGTTAATACGCTAGTGCCCCCAGAAGCTGTTCCTAGTATCACGGCGCCAGTTGCAGGTTCTCCGATCTTGCGGCAAGACACGTATATCAAGGAGCGGGGCCGCTGCCATAGGCGGTGTCGCCTACCAAGCGGTTTGGCTTAA